From one Macellibacteroides fermentans genomic stretch:
- a CDS encoding 1-acyl-sn-glycerol-3-phosphate acyltransferase, translated as MRVLLSKFLLNLAGWKLGPVGEDVPKCVVCVAPHTSNWDFIVGKLFYSALDRDAGFLIKKDWFFFPFNLFFSWLGGVPVDRDKRTSVTDQMVEEFAKRDSFHLGITPEGTRKKVTEWKKGFYFIALKANVPIVLAYLDYGKKEAGVKAIFYPTGDFEKDIETIRSYYKGVQGKNAENFVE; from the coding sequence ATGAGAGTCTTACTAAGTAAATTTCTGCTTAATTTAGCGGGTTGGAAGCTGGGACCGGTTGGTGAGGATGTTCCCAAATGCGTAGTGTGCGTAGCTCCTCATACCAGTAATTGGGATTTTATAGTAGGTAAGCTGTTTTATTCGGCTCTTGACCGTGACGCAGGCTTCCTGATTAAAAAAGATTGGTTTTTTTTTCCTTTTAATTTGTTTTTCAGTTGGTTGGGCGGTGTGCCGGTCGACCGCGACAAGCGAACATCGGTAACAGACCAAATGGTGGAGGAGTTTGCAAAACGGGATTCTTTTCATTTGGGAATAACGCCCGAAGGAACCCGTAAAAAGGTTACAGAATGGAAAAAGGGATTTTATTTTATAGCTCTGAAAGCAAATGTTCCCATTGTATTAGCTTATCTTGACTATGGGAAGAAAGAGGCTGGGGTGAAAGCTATTTTTTATCCTACAGGTGATTTTGAAAAAGATATTGAAACCATACGTTCTTATTATAAAGGTGTTCAAGGCAAAAATGCTGAGAATTTCGTTGAATAA
- a CDS encoding amidohydrolase: MAENLRVSMIQTHIIWEDLNENLGYYGELLRRISGKTDLAVLPETFTTGFSMNVEELADDADGVTVVTVKKWASNYQMAIAGSFIAKENGKFYNRAFFITPEGEASFYDKRHLFQMGQEDLHFTPGNKRLIVSYKGWNICLLVCYDLRFPVWSRNVNNEYDLLVYCANWPEARKKVWKLLLQARAIENMAYVCGVNRVGIDGKGFTYRGDSLIISPKGKKIADAGKREEVTRTVTLSMDEVTELRTKFPAWKDADTFTILP, encoded by the coding sequence ATGGCAGAAAATTTACGAGTAAGTATGATTCAAACCCATATTATTTGGGAAGATTTGAACGAAAACCTTGGGTACTATGGAGAGTTGCTGCGCCGTATTAGCGGCAAAACAGATTTAGCTGTTTTACCGGAGACCTTTACTACGGGTTTCTCTATGAACGTGGAAGAATTGGCTGATGATGCAGATGGTGTTACTGTTGTCACGGTGAAAAAGTGGGCATCCAACTATCAGATGGCAATTGCAGGAAGTTTTATAGCTAAGGAAAACGGAAAGTTTTATAACCGCGCCTTTTTTATTACCCCCGAGGGTGAAGCCAGTTTTTACGATAAAAGACATCTGTTTCAAATGGGACAGGAGGATCTCCATTTTACACCAGGTAACAAGCGATTGATTGTTTCTTATAAGGGATGGAATATCTGTCTTCTGGTTTGCTATGATTTACGTTTCCCGGTATGGAGCCGTAATGTGAATAATGAGTATGATTTGCTTGTATATTGTGCTAACTGGCCCGAAGCCCGTAAGAAGGTCTGGAAGCTATTGTTGCAGGCAAGAGCCATCGAAAATATGGCTTATGTTTGCGGTGTAAACCGCGTTGGTATAGATGGAAAAGGTTTTACTTATCGGGGCGACTCCCTTATTATCTCACCCAAAGGCAAAAAAATAGCCGATGCCGGTAAACGGGAAGAGGTTACCCGCACTGTAACCCTGTCGATGGATGAAGTTACAGAACTGCGTACAAAATTCCCTGCATGGAAAGATGCAGACACTTTTACGATACTTCCCTGA
- a CDS encoding Rne/Rng family ribonuclease, translated as MISELVVDVQPKEVSIAILEDKNLVELQKEARNLSYAVGDIYLGKVKKLMPGLNAAFIDVGYKKDAFLHYLDLGPNFNTQQKFLKQALSDQKKLPVFSKIQILPEIEKEGSISDVLKVGQEVLVQIAKEPISTKGPRLTSELSFAGRYIVLIPFSDKVSVSQKIKSSEERARLRQLIQSIKPKNFSVIVRTSSEGKRVAELDHELKTLLKRWEDNIVKVPKAKAPSIVYEETGRTVALLRDIFNPSFQHIYVNDTDFYNSVKDYVSLIAPGRSDIVQLYTGELPIFDNFAITKQIKSLFGRTVTYKSGAYLIIEHTEAMHVIDVNSGNRSKGSDAQEKTAIDVNISAADEIARQLRLRDMGGIIVIDFIDMTESANRQKLFEHMNKAMSSDRAKHNILPLSKFGLMQITRQRVRPAMDVETTESCPTCFGTGTVKPSILFTESLEGKIDCLVNKHNVKKFVLHVHPYVAAFINKGIFPLSWRWKMKYTYGLKVIPNQSLAFMEYKFIDPDKNELDMLEEKEIK; from the coding sequence GTGATTAGTGAATTAGTAGTAGATGTACAGCCAAAAGAGGTATCAATAGCCATACTGGAGGATAAGAATCTGGTTGAGCTTCAGAAAGAAGCCAGAAACTTATCGTATGCAGTAGGTGATATCTATCTGGGAAAAGTAAAGAAGCTTATGCCCGGGCTGAATGCTGCATTCATTGATGTAGGGTATAAAAAGGATGCATTTCTTCACTATCTGGACTTAGGTCCAAATTTTAACACCCAACAAAAATTTCTTAAGCAAGCTTTAAGCGACCAAAAGAAATTACCTGTCTTTTCAAAAATACAGATTCTTCCGGAGATTGAAAAAGAAGGAAGTATCAGTGATGTGTTGAAAGTTGGACAGGAGGTGTTAGTTCAAATTGCAAAAGAACCGATATCAACAAAAGGGCCACGTCTTACATCCGAACTGTCTTTTGCAGGAAGATATATAGTACTGATCCCATTTTCTGATAAGGTTTCCGTTTCACAAAAAATAAAATCAAGCGAAGAAAGAGCTCGTTTACGTCAGCTTATCCAAAGCATTAAGCCTAAAAACTTTAGTGTAATTGTTCGTACTTCTTCGGAAGGAAAACGCGTAGCCGAACTTGATCATGAGTTAAAGACATTATTGAAACGATGGGAAGATAATATTGTAAAAGTACCTAAAGCTAAAGCTCCTTCTATTGTTTACGAAGAAACAGGAAGAACAGTAGCGCTACTTCGTGATATATTCAATCCATCATTTCAACACATTTATGTAAATGATACGGACTTTTATAATAGTGTAAAAGATTATGTTAGTTTAATTGCTCCGGGAAGATCTGATATCGTACAGTTATATACGGGCGAGCTTCCCATTTTTGATAATTTTGCAATAACCAAACAGATCAAATCGCTATTTGGACGTACTGTTACATATAAAAGTGGAGCGTACCTTATTATTGAGCATACCGAAGCGATGCACGTTATTGACGTAAATAGCGGCAACCGATCCAAGGGAAGCGATGCACAGGAAAAAACAGCTATTGATGTTAATATTTCTGCCGCAGATGAAATAGCCCGCCAACTTCGCCTCCGCGATATGGGCGGAATCATTGTAATCGACTTCATAGACATGACAGAATCTGCCAACAGGCAAAAACTGTTCGAACATATGAACAAGGCAATGTCTAGCGATCGTGCAAAACACAATATACTGCCCTTAAGTAAATTCGGTCTTATGCAAATAACCCGTCAGCGGGTCCGTCCGGCTATGGACGTTGAAACAACAGAGTCGTGTCCAACGTGTTTTGGAACAGGCACAGTAAAACCTTCCATTTTATTTACGGAAAGTCTGGAAGGAAAAATAGATTGTTTGGTAAACAAACACAATGTGAAGAAATTTGTTCTGCACGTACATCCCTATGTTGCAGCATTTATTAACAAGGGAATATTCCCTTTAAGTTGGAGGTGGAAAATGAAGTACACCTATGGTCTTAAAGTCATTCCAAATCAAAGCCTCGCTTTTATGGAATACAAATTTATCGATCCGGATAAAAACGAATTGGATATGCTAGAAGAAAAAGAGATCAAATAA
- a CDS encoding glycosyltransferase, with protein MSTPTTTPTYLFESSWEVCNKVGGIYTVLSTKAFSLKKIFDDKAIFIGPDIWEQEPAVDFIEDKNLFAEWKEYALTNEQLKVRIGRWNVPGNPPVILVDFKPFFGDKDSLFFSMWESFNVNSLNAYGDYDESCIFAYAVGKVIESFYSYYKLENQSVVAHFNEWMLGMGALYLQKQIPEIATIFTTHATSIGRSIAGNNKALYAYMDGYNGDQMAYELNMEAKHSLEKQTALHVDCFTTVSDITAVECKKLLDKEPDVVTPNGFELNFVPEGDQYSAKRKQARAQLIRIAEKLIGSEVSENAILVSTSGRYEYRNKGLDIFIDAMGHIRTSGELQREIIAFIMVPGHVYDARADLKEILKQDYETKNPLQAPFVTHWLYDMEHDKIISHIRQAGFTNNSSDKIKIIFVPCYLSGSDGIFNTPYYDLLIGMDATVYPSYYEPWGYTPMESIAFGIPTITTNLAGFGLWAKHFVSGNSLSEGVMVLERTDFNYFEVTDSIAEAILELSRKNKSERTEIHKHCFALSREATWSKFILHYQESFHKALVNKDKRIAKSMVSI; from the coding sequence ATGAGTACACCTACAACTACGCCAACCTATTTATTTGAAAGCAGCTGGGAAGTCTGCAACAAAGTTGGCGGAATATATACCGTTTTATCCACTAAAGCATTTAGCCTCAAAAAAATCTTCGACGACAAAGCCATATTTATCGGTCCCGATATATGGGAACAAGAACCGGCTGTCGATTTCATTGAAGATAAGAACCTTTTTGCCGAATGGAAAGAATATGCCCTGACGAACGAGCAACTCAAAGTCAGAATCGGAAGATGGAATGTCCCGGGCAATCCTCCTGTAATTTTAGTAGACTTCAAGCCATTTTTTGGCGATAAAGATTCTCTGTTTTTCTCCATGTGGGAATCGTTCAACGTAAATTCATTGAATGCCTACGGAGACTACGACGAATCCTGCATATTTGCCTATGCCGTAGGAAAAGTTATAGAGAGCTTCTACTCCTACTACAAACTTGAGAATCAAAGCGTGGTAGCCCATTTCAATGAATGGATGTTAGGTATGGGTGCGCTGTATCTGCAAAAACAGATACCCGAGATAGCAACCATCTTCACAACTCATGCTACTTCGATTGGCAGGTCGATTGCCGGCAACAACAAAGCACTTTATGCTTACATGGACGGCTATAATGGCGATCAGATGGCTTACGAGCTGAATATGGAGGCAAAACATTCCTTAGAAAAACAAACAGCACTTCACGTTGACTGTTTTACCACCGTAAGCGACATTACGGCGGTTGAATGTAAGAAGTTGCTTGATAAAGAACCGGATGTAGTTACACCAAACGGGTTCGAACTGAACTTTGTTCCGGAAGGAGATCAATACAGTGCTAAAAGAAAACAAGCAAGGGCACAACTAATCCGAATCGCCGAAAAACTTATTGGATCTGAAGTGTCGGAAAATGCGATATTGGTTTCCACCAGCGGCAGGTATGAATACAGAAACAAAGGGCTGGATATATTTATCGATGCAATGGGCCATATCCGTACATCGGGCGAATTACAGCGCGAAATAATTGCCTTTATTATGGTTCCCGGACATGTTTACGATGCACGAGCCGACTTGAAAGAGATCTTGAAACAGGATTATGAAACCAAGAATCCTCTGCAGGCTCCCTTTGTTACACACTGGCTTTATGACATGGAGCACGACAAAATTATCAGTCATATTCGTCAGGCCGGATTTACAAATAATTCGTCGGATAAAATTAAGATTATTTTCGTACCCTGTTATCTTTCGGGAAGCGATGGTATCTTTAATACTCCATATTATGATTTATTAATCGGCATGGACGCAACCGTATACCCCTCTTACTACGAACCTTGGGGATACACACCGATGGAAAGTATTGCATTTGGCATTCCGACCATCACGACTAACCTCGCCGGATTTGGTCTGTGGGCTAAGCATTTTGTATCCGGCAATTCACTTTCCGAAGGAGTGATGGTACTGGAACGTACCGACTTCAATTATTTTGAAGTAACAGACTCTATAGCCGAGGCTATTCTTGAGCTATCACGTAAAAATAAGAGCGAAAGAACCGAAATCCATAAACATTGTTTTGCCCTTTCAAGAGAGGCAACATGGAGCAAGTTTATACTGCATTACCAGGAATCTTTTCATAAAGCACTGGTTAACAAGGATAAAAGAATTGCTAAAAGTATGGTAAGTATTTAA
- the dnaK gene encoding molecular chaperone DnaK produces the protein MGKIIGIDLGTTNSCVAVLEGNEPVVITNSEGKRTTPSIVAFVEGGERKVGDPAKRQAITNSEKTIFSIKRFMGETFDQVQKEISRVSYKVVRGDNNTPRVDIDGRLYTPQEISAMVLQKMKKTAEDYLGQEVTDAVITVPAYFSESQRQATKEAGEIAGLNVRRIVNEPTAASLAYGLDKTSKDMKIAVFDLGGGTFDISILELGDGVFEVKSTNGDTHLGGDDFDHVIIDWLAQEFINEEGIDLRKDPMALQRLKEAAEKAKIELSSTTSTEINLPYIMPVNGVPKHLVKTLSRAKFEQLADKLIQACVEPCRKALSDANLSTSDIDEVILVGGSTRIPAIQSIVEKFFGKAPSKGVNPDEVVAVGAAIQGGVLSGEVKDILLLDVTPLSLGIETMGGVMTKLIEANTTIPTKKSETFTTAVDNQPSVEIHVLQGERSLAKDNKSIGRFNLDGIPSAQRGVPQIEVTFDIDANGILNVSAKDKATGKAQSIRIEASSGLNDDEIKRMKDEAAANAEADKKEKERIDKLNHADSLIFNTEKQLKEFGDKLPADKKGPIEAALAKLKEAHKAQDLAAIDSATTELNNVFQAASQEMYNAQNAQQGGAQPGPDFNQQAGGSQSNKQDGGVTDVDFEEVK, from the coding sequence ATGGGAAAGATTATTGGTATTGACTTAGGAACAACCAACTCATGTGTTGCCGTTCTTGAAGGTAACGAACCGGTTGTTATTACTAACAGCGAAGGTAAAAGAACTACACCTTCAATTGTTGCATTTGTAGAAGGTGGCGAACGTAAGGTGGGTGATCCAGCAAAACGTCAGGCCATTACAAACTCTGAAAAGACAATATTCTCAATTAAGCGTTTCATGGGAGAAACGTTTGATCAGGTACAGAAAGAAATCTCACGCGTTTCATATAAAGTTGTACGTGGCGATAACAACACTCCCCGTGTTGATATAGACGGTCGTCTGTATACTCCACAGGAGATTTCGGCTATGGTACTTCAAAAAATGAAGAAAACTGCCGAAGATTACCTTGGACAAGAGGTAACAGATGCCGTTATTACAGTTCCTGCCTACTTCAGCGAGTCTCAACGTCAGGCTACTAAAGAAGCAGGAGAGATTGCAGGACTTAATGTTCGTCGTATCGTAAACGAACCAACTGCAGCATCTTTGGCATATGGTCTGGATAAGACATCTAAGGATATGAAAATTGCAGTGTTTGACCTTGGTGGAGGAACATTTGATATTTCCATTCTGGAACTTGGAGACGGTGTATTTGAAGTAAAATCAACCAATGGTGATACACACCTTGGAGGAGATGATTTCGACCATGTTATTATCGATTGGCTGGCTCAGGAATTTATTAATGAAGAGGGCATCGATCTTCGTAAAGACCCAATGGCTTTACAAAGATTGAAAGAAGCTGCCGAAAAAGCTAAAATCGAGCTTTCAAGCACAACCAGCACCGAAATTAATTTGCCTTACATTATGCCGGTAAACGGTGTGCCAAAACACTTGGTAAAAACATTGAGCCGTGCTAAATTTGAACAATTGGCAGATAAACTGATCCAGGCATGTGTTGAACCTTGTCGTAAAGCATTAAGTGATGCCAATTTATCAACTTCAGATATTGATGAGGTAATTTTGGTAGGTGGTTCAACCCGTATTCCTGCTATCCAGTCTATTGTTGAGAAGTTCTTTGGCAAAGCTCCGTCAAAAGGAGTTAATCCGGATGAAGTAGTCGCTGTTGGTGCTGCAATTCAAGGAGGTGTTCTTTCCGGAGAAGTGAAAGATATTCTTTTGCTTGATGTTACTCCTCTTTCTTTAGGTATCGAAACAATGGGTGGTGTTATGACGAAATTAATTGAGGCAAACACTACGATTCCAACAAAGAAATCGGAAACATTTACAACAGCAGTAGACAATCAGCCTTCGGTTGAAATCCATGTTCTTCAAGGAGAACGCTCGTTAGCGAAAGATAATAAATCTATCGGTAGATTCAATCTGGACGGTATTCCATCTGCTCAACGTGGTGTTCCGCAGATTGAAGTAACATTTGACATCGACGCAAACGGTATTTTGAATGTTTCGGCTAAAGACAAAGCTACAGGCAAGGCGCAGAGTATCCGCATCGAAGCGTCAAGTGGCCTGAACGATGACGAAATCAAACGTATGAAAGATGAAGCCGCTGCAAATGCAGAAGCTGATAAGAAAGAAAAAGAACGTATCGACAAACTGAATCATGCAGACAGTTTGATTTTCAATACTGAGAAGCAGCTGAAAGAGTTTGGAGATAAGCTTCCGGCCGATAAGAAAGGTCCGATCGAAGCAGCTCTTGCTAAATTGAAAGAGGCCCACAAAGCTCAGGACTTAGCTGCAATTGATTCTGCCACAACAGAATTAAACAATGTATTCCAGGCTGCCAGTCAAGAGATGTACAATGCTCAGAATGCACAGCAAGGCGGTGCACAACCGGGACCTGACTTCAATCAGCAAGCCGGCGGAAGCCAAAGCAACAAACAAGACGGAGGTGTAACTGATGTCGACTTTGAAGAAGTGAAGTAA